A section of the Leptotrichia buccalis C-1013-b genome encodes:
- a CDS encoding GTPase family protein, giving the protein MTNFRDYRKMDIEKKLEKARFMPLDVMVTGVTGAGKSTTLNTIFRKNVAIVGNGVDPETMSLEFYSLNDVFRLWDTPGLGDGVKNDEIHKRKLVNLLYKTYSLDGNVYGWVDLAIVVLEGLNRDMGSTYTLLNEVIVPNIQADRILVVINQADMAMKGRHWNKETNRPDQVLVDFLEKQAISIQNRVKEATGVTIRKPVYYSAEYGYNIEKLLDFIIDNIILEKRQLIGA; this is encoded by the coding sequence ATGACAAATTTTAGAGATTATAGAAAAATGGATATAGAAAAAAAATTAGAAAAAGCAAGATTTATGCCTTTGGATGTAATGGTGACAGGAGTAACAGGAGCAGGAAAATCAACAACATTAAATACAATTTTTAGAAAAAATGTGGCAATAGTTGGTAACGGAGTAGATCCAGAAACAATGAGCCTGGAATTTTATTCATTAAATGATGTATTTAGATTGTGGGATACTCCAGGATTGGGAGATGGTGTTAAGAACGATGAAATTCATAAAAGAAAATTAGTAAATTTATTATATAAAACTTATTCATTGGATGGAAATGTCTATGGCTGGGTAGATTTGGCAATTGTAGTACTGGAAGGATTAAATAGAGATATGGGAAGTACATATACATTATTAAATGAAGTGATAGTTCCAAATATACAGGCAGATAGGATATTAGTGGTAATTAATCAGGCGGATATGGCAATGAAAGGCAGACACTGGAATAAAGAAACAAATAGACCAGATCAAGTGTTAGTAGATTTTTTAGAAAAACAAGCGATATCTATACAAAATAGGGTAAAAGAAGCAACAGGAGTAACAATAAGAAAACCAGTATATTATTCAGCAGAATATGGTTATAACATAGAAAAATTACTAGATTTTATAATAGATAATATAATTTTGGAAAAAAGGCAGTTAATAGGAGCATAA
- a CDS encoding 4Fe-4S single cluster domain-containing protein: protein MKVKIASIQKNRYEDGPGIRLTVFFQGCNVKCKGCHNSEIQDIRTGREYEVKKLCDEIMSYNLPVKKITISGGEPLMQKEALEEFINEMHEKDFEIALYTSYDFKDVSRNILKKLKYLKVGKYMHELRIQGKFFGSSNQKFYSLKNGEIVNEN from the coding sequence ATGAAAGTAAAAATTGCATCAATTCAAAAAAACAGATATGAAGATGGACCAGGAATTAGATTAACAGTATTTTTTCAAGGCTGTAATGTGAAATGTAAAGGTTGCCATAATAGTGAAATCCAAGACATCCGAACAGGTAGGGAATATGAAGTAAAAAAATTGTGTGATGAAATAATGTCTTATAATTTGCCAGTAAAAAAAATTACTATTTCAGGTGGAGAACCTTTAATGCAAAAGGAAGCCTTGGAAGAATTTATTAATGAAATGCATGAAAAAGATTTTGAAATAGCACTTTATACCTCCTATGATTTTAAAGATGTCTCAAGAAATATTTTGAAAAAATTAAAGTATTTAAAAGTTGGAAAATATATGCATGAATTGAGAATACAAGGAAAATTTTTCGGATCAAGCAATCAAAAATTTTATTCATTGAAAAATGGGGAAATTGTAAATGAAAATTAG
- the csx2 gene encoding TIGR02221 family CRISPR-associated protein: MAKILIAGLGKGMIDIHSNERDYRKANYRIKNEDLKTYKIYKDEYFVTAVLEKHYEIDKTIYIGTAGSMWDKLYVHYCEKNKITIDEEYKKELRSITEKANKNTEVNLIDADKFNSKFSNVEIIVTKYGMDADEIFENFSEIMKIINSLNINDEIYLDITHSFRSNAMWMFLVMNYITDVIDKNIKIKTITYGMLEEMDDDIDDEGNLIKVASVINLKPFYDLMKWIKGANAFKEYGNSYEFLDMLTNEELKNSMEEFSNSMNMNYIGNIKENIEKINKIEEIIKTLDGPAKLLLPDILERFAENFGKEQNTFEMLLNLAEWHYNQKRYSMSFVNIVEAIYTFAGKILGIEDINKGKDKLREWINGINEENRVNYKKLSEKEIENRIELSKIFENFRIIRNNISHTLENKAKMQDIISKISKNIQKLREIFKMEYSNKILQSKNLQSQSTYTYLEKLAEEGKFIEIGRIISNGIYDFLFKELNVQKSGENKNVVKNWLDNKKENFEQKLKKEQLSMLMKLFLEVKNNSINITEIEIIKKIRHLQNILMNKVFIEAFKNKTLSNKIISEVKKEVNIVANKEDRKILIFKSIINEDEKTELIKKFKIKKIRKLTAETEKEWKNLENDNNKEKNIKRFKKIIEENIEPGDVLLINGETGITFDIVGWAKETGIIAIYEFKKEEDNFLTKTEFREY; the protein is encoded by the coding sequence ATGGCAAAGATACTGATAGCGGGATTGGGAAAAGGTATGATAGATATTCATAGTAATGAAAGAGATTACAGAAAAGCGAATTATAGAATAAAAAACGAAGATTTGAAAACGTATAAGATATACAAAGATGAATATTTTGTTACAGCAGTTTTGGAAAAACATTATGAGATTGATAAAACTATATATATTGGAACAGCAGGATCTATGTGGGATAAACTGTATGTGCATTATTGTGAAAAAAATAAAATAACAATAGATGAGGAATATAAAAAGGAATTAAGAAGTATTACAGAAAAAGCTAATAAAAATACAGAAGTAAATTTAATAGATGCAGATAAGTTTAACAGTAAATTTTCAAATGTGGAAATTATTGTAACTAAATATGGAATGGATGCAGATGAAATTTTTGAAAATTTTTCAGAAATTATGAAAATAATAAATTCTTTAAATATAAATGATGAAATTTATTTGGATATAACACATTCTTTTAGATCGAATGCAATGTGGATGTTTTTGGTAATGAATTATATTACAGATGTTATTGATAAAAATATTAAGATAAAAACAATAACTTATGGTATGTTAGAAGAAATGGATGATGATATAGATGATGAAGGAAATTTAATAAAAGTAGCATCAGTAATAAATTTGAAACCTTTTTATGACCTGATGAAATGGATTAAAGGAGCGAATGCTTTTAAGGAATATGGAAATAGTTATGAATTTTTGGATATGCTTACTAATGAAGAGCTGAAAAATAGCATGGAAGAATTTTCAAATTCTATGAATATGAATTACATTGGGAATATAAAGGAAAATATTGAAAAAATTAATAAAATAGAAGAAATTATAAAGACTTTGGATGGACCTGCTAAGTTGCTATTACCAGATATTTTAGAAAGATTTGCAGAAAATTTTGGAAAAGAGCAAAATACATTTGAAATGTTACTGAATTTAGCAGAATGGCATTATAATCAAAAAAGATATTCAATGAGTTTTGTAAATATTGTTGAAGCAATTTATACTTTCGCAGGAAAAATTTTAGGAATTGAGGATATAAATAAAGGTAAGGATAAATTGAGGGAATGGATAAATGGAATAAATGAAGAAAATAGAGTAAATTACAAAAAATTATCAGAGAAAGAAATAGAAAATAGAATAGAATTGAGCAAGATTTTTGAAAACTTTAGAATTATTAGAAATAACATATCACATACATTGGAAAATAAGGCGAAAATGCAAGATATTATTTCAAAAATTTCAAAAAATATACAAAAATTGAGAGAAATATTTAAAATGGAGTATTCAAATAAGATTTTACAATCTAAAAATCTTCAATCACAATCAACATACACTTATTTAGAAAAACTAGCCGAAGAAGGAAAATTTATAGAAATTGGAAGAATAATATCTAATGGTATATATGATTTTTTATTTAAAGAACTTAATGTACAAAAATCAGGAGAAAATAAAAACGTTGTAAAAAATTGGCTGGATAATAAGAAGGAAAATTTTGAACAGAAATTAAAAAAAGAGCAATTATCTATGTTGATGAAACTTTTTTTGGAAGTGAAGAATAATAGTATAAATATTACGGAAATAGAGATTATAAAAAAAATAAGACATCTACAAAACATATTAATGAACAAAGTCTTTATAGAAGCGTTTAAAAATAAAACTTTATCAAATAAAATAATTTCTGAAGTAAAAAAAGAGGTAAACATAGTCGCAAATAAAGAAGATAGGAAAATTTTGATATTTAAATCTATAATAAATGAAGATGAAAAAACAGAATTGATAAAAAAATTTAAAATTAAGAAAATAAGAAAATTAACTGCTGAAACTGAAAAAGAATGGAAAAATCTTGAAAATGATAACAATAAAGAAAAAAATATTAAAAGATTTAAAAAAATAATAGAAGAAAACATTGAGCCAGGCGATGTTCTTTTAATAAATGGAGAAACAGGAATAACTTTTGATATAGTAGGCTGGGCAAAAGAAACAGGAATAATCGCAATTTATGAATTTAAAAAAGAGGAAGATAATTTTCTGACAAAAACAGAATTTAGAGAGTACTAG
- the nrdF gene encoding class 1b ribonucleoside-diphosphate reductase subunit beta codes for MEKKIYEAVNWNTPENDYVEMFWEQNLKQFWIDTEYIPSKDIDSWNSLEPAMKLAYLHVLGGLTLLDTLQSHTGMPKIIDHIESLQNRSVLSYMCMMETIHAKSYSTIFTTVASTREINETFRWVQENPHLQYKANKIDTYYQKMNNPEASKRDIAMALAASVYLETYLFYSGFFLPLWLAGQGEMVASCDIIKKIIADESIHGVFVGLLFQELYNSFSEEEKADMRAELKKLMYDLYENETRYTDEIYGDLGLTGNVKEYIRYNANKALMNLGFEEEFEVKNVNPIVLNGLNVETTQHDFFSKKSTNYEKALEVVHLHDDDFKFDEDVNADDLI; via the coding sequence ATGGAGAAAAAAATATATGAGGCAGTAAACTGGAACACACCGGAAAATGATTATGTAGAGATGTTTTGGGAACAGAATTTGAAGCAGTTTTGGATTGATACGGAGTATATTCCGTCGAAGGATATTGATAGTTGGAATTCGCTTGAGCCTGCGATGAAATTGGCGTATTTGCATGTACTGGGAGGATTGACACTTTTAGATACATTGCAGAGCCATACGGGGATGCCGAAGATTATTGATCATATTGAGTCACTGCAAAATCGTTCGGTGCTTTCATATATGTGTATGATGGAAACGATTCACGCAAAGTCTTATTCGACAATATTTACAACGGTTGCATCTACAAGAGAGATTAATGAAACATTCAGATGGGTTCAGGAAAATCCGCACTTGCAGTATAAAGCCAATAAAATTGATACATATTATCAGAAAATGAATAATCCTGAGGCTTCAAAAAGAGATATTGCGATGGCTCTGGCGGCTTCGGTTTATTTGGAAACATATTTGTTTTACAGCGGATTCTTTTTGCCGCTTTGGCTTGCAGGACAGGGAGAAATGGTTGCAAGTTGCGATATAATCAAGAAAATCATAGCTGATGAGTCGATTCACGGAGTTTTTGTAGGATTATTGTTCCAGGAATTATACAATTCTTTCAGCGAAGAGGAAAAAGCTGATATGAGAGCTGAACTAAAAAAATTGATGTACGATTTATATGAAAATGAAACAAGATATACTGATGAAATTTATGGTGATTTGGGGCTTACAGGCAATGTGAAGGAATACATCCGTTATAATGCGAATAAAGCCTTGATGAATTTAGGATTTGAAGAAGAATTTGAAGTAAAAAATGTAAATCCAATTGTGCTAAATGGATTAAACGTAGAAACAACTCAGCATGATTTTTTCTCTAAAAAATCTACGAATTATGAAAAGGCGTTGGAAGTGGTGCATTTGCATGATGATGACTTTAAGTTTGATGAAGACGTGAATGCGGATGATTTAATTTAA
- the nrdE gene encoding class 1b ribonucleoside-diphosphate reductase subunit alpha, producing the protein MVDKRAKKWIYLNNEIMVKQGEDFQLEKDKEAVYSYFVDYVNKNTVFFHNLEEKMRYLIKNDYYINFYEMYSHDEIKEVFKLVYDKKFRFASFMSASKFYQSYALMDDTGEKFLERYEDRIATVSLYLAQGNVEKAKEYALMLINQEYQPATPTFLNSGKKRSGELVSCFLDEMGDNLSGIGYIFDSSMKLSSIGGGVSINLSKIRARGEAIKGVEGRASGVLPIMKILEDIFSYANQLGQRAGAGAVYLNVFHSDINEFLDSKKINVDEKIRIKSLSIGVIVPNKFMQLAIEDEVCYTFNPHTVFLEYGQYLDEMDMNEMYEKLVDNPNVKKKKINARELLVKISQTQKESGYPYLFFKDNANKEHALKEIGTVKFSNLCTEIMQLSEVSDINAYYEEDTIRRGISCNLGSLNIATVMENKRIKEATKAAIDSLTMVSDLTNIDIVPSIKKANDELHSVGLGAMNLHGYLAKNFIMYESKEALDFCNVFFMMVNFYSLERSMEIAKEKGETFKDFEKSEYANGNYFDKYITKEYVPQTEKIKQLFEGICIPTKEDWANLKEQVMKHGVYNAYRMAIAPNQSTSYIMNSTASVMPVVDTIEVREYGDSTTFYPMPYLTNDNYFFYKSAYDMNQKNILKLISVIQRHVDQGISTILYTKSTDSTRDLARLYIYAHRLGLKSLYYTRTRKATIEECISCSV; encoded by the coding sequence ATGGTAGATAAAAGAGCAAAAAAATGGATATACCTAAATAACGAAATAATGGTAAAACAAGGGGAGGATTTTCAGCTTGAGAAAGATAAGGAGGCTGTTTATTCGTATTTTGTAGATTATGTGAATAAAAATACGGTGTTTTTTCACAATCTTGAGGAAAAGATGAGATATTTGATAAAAAATGATTATTATATTAATTTTTATGAGATGTATAGCCACGATGAGATAAAGGAAGTGTTTAAGCTGGTTTATGATAAGAAGTTTAGATTTGCTTCGTTTATGAGTGCATCGAAATTTTATCAAAGTTATGCTTTGATGGATGACACTGGGGAGAAATTCTTGGAAAGATATGAAGATAGGATTGCTACGGTTTCGCTTTATTTAGCACAGGGAAATGTTGAAAAGGCAAAAGAGTATGCTTTGATGTTGATAAATCAAGAATATCAGCCAGCTACACCAACTTTTTTAAATTCTGGAAAAAAACGTTCTGGAGAGCTTGTTTCTTGTTTTCTTGATGAAATGGGAGATAATTTGAGCGGAATTGGATATATTTTTGATTCGTCTATGAAATTGTCTTCAATTGGTGGAGGAGTTTCGATAAACCTTTCTAAAATCAGAGCAAGAGGAGAAGCGATAAAAGGTGTGGAAGGAAGAGCTTCTGGAGTTTTGCCGATTATGAAGATTTTAGAGGATATTTTTTCGTATGCAAATCAGTTAGGACAAAGAGCTGGAGCTGGAGCGGTTTATTTGAATGTTTTCCATTCTGATATTAATGAATTTTTGGATAGTAAAAAGATAAATGTAGATGAGAAAATCAGAATAAAATCATTGTCAATCGGAGTTATCGTTCCAAATAAATTTATGCAGTTGGCAATAGAAGATGAAGTTTGCTACACGTTTAATCCACACACAGTATTCCTAGAATATGGACAATATCTGGATGAAATGGATATGAACGAAATGTATGAAAAACTGGTTGATAATCCAAATGTTAAAAAGAAAAAAATAAACGCAAGGGAACTTCTTGTAAAAATTTCTCAAACTCAAAAAGAGAGTGGATATCCTTATTTATTCTTTAAAGATAATGCAAATAAGGAACACGCATTAAAAGAAATTGGAACAGTTAAGTTCTCAAATTTGTGTACTGAAATTATGCAATTATCAGAAGTTTCAGATATTAATGCGTATTATGAAGAAGACACGATAAGACGTGGAATTTCATGTAATTTAGGTTCATTAAATATTGCTACAGTAATGGAAAACAAAAGAATAAAAGAAGCCACAAAAGCGGCAATTGATTCACTTACAATGGTATCAGACTTGACAAACATTGATATTGTTCCGTCAATAAAAAAAGCAAACGACGAACTGCACTCAGTAGGGCTGGGAGCAATGAACCTGCATGGATACTTGGCTAAAAACTTTATTATGTACGAAAGCAAGGAAGCGCTTGACTTCTGTAACGTATTCTTTATGATGGTAAATTTCTATTCATTGGAACGTTCAATGGAAATTGCAAAAGAAAAAGGCGAAACTTTCAAGGACTTTGAAAAATCTGAATACGCCAACGGAAACTACTTTGACAAATACATTACAAAAGAATATGTGCCACAAACAGAAAAAATAAAACAGCTATTTGAAGGAATCTGCATCCCAACAAAAGAAGACTGGGCAAACCTAAAAGAGCAAGTAATGAAACACGGAGTCTACAATGCCTACCGAATGGCAATCGCCCCAAACCAGTCAACATCCTACATAATGAACTCGACAGCCTCAGTAATGCCAGTAGTTGACACAATCGAAGTAAGAGAATACGGAGACAGTACAACATTCTACCCAATGCCTTACTTAACAAACGACAACTACTTCTTCTATAAGTCAGCATACGATATGAATCAAAAAAATATCTTGAAACTAATTTCTGTAATCCAAAGACACGTAGATCAAGGAATATCAACTATTTTGTATACGAAGAGTACAGATAGTACTAGGGATTTGGCTAGACTTTATATTTATGCACATAGGCTGGGGTTGAAGTCGCTTTATTATACGAGAACGAGAAAGGCTACGATTGAGGAGTGTATTTCATGTTCGGTATAA
- the nrdI gene encoding class Ib ribonucleoside-diphosphate reductase assembly flavoprotein NrdI — MFIYYDSKTGNVHRFTKKMQSQRPDWHFIKINPTMVIKNEGHFLTFTTKIGEIPTTTDEFLQNENNSKLLKSVSSSGNRNWGQFFALAADKIQQKYGIPVLMKFELSGTSTEVENYIKYLENN, encoded by the coding sequence ATGTTTATATATTACGATTCAAAAACAGGAAACGTCCACCGTTTCACAAAAAAAATGCAATCCCAACGTCCAGACTGGCATTTTATAAAAATAAATCCAACTATGGTAATCAAAAATGAAGGACATTTTCTAACATTTACAACAAAAATCGGAGAAATTCCAACAACAACAGACGAATTTCTACAAAACGAAAACAACAGTAAACTATTAAAATCAGTAAGTTCCAGCGGAAACAGAAACTGGGGACAATTTTTCGCACTAGCAGCTGATAAAATTCAGCAAAAATACGGAATTCCAGTATTGATGAAATTTGAGCTGTCGGGAACAAGTACGGAAGTGGAAAATTATATCAAGTATTTGGAAAATAATTAA
- a CDS encoding thioredoxin domain-containing protein has product MRRIVKFEKNDCNPCAMVSDLLDKKGVEYERVNPFDNPEMAVKYRVRSVPTVILFEENKEIKRTIGFKPEEINEIISMI; this is encoded by the coding sequence ATGAGAAGAATTGTAAAATTTGAAAAAAACGACTGCAACCCATGTGCAATGGTGTCAGACTTATTAGATAAAAAAGGTGTAGAATATGAAAGAGTAAATCCATTCGACAATCCAGAAATGGCTGTAAAATACAGAGTAAGAAGTGTTCCAACTGTAATTTTATTTGAAGAAAATAAAGAAATAAAAAGAACAATTGGATTTAAGCCAGAAGAAATTAACGAAATTATTTCAATGATATAA